The Sorex araneus isolate mSorAra2 chromosome 5, mSorAra2.pri, whole genome shotgun sequence genome has a segment encoding these proteins:
- the CHRNB2 gene encoding neuronal acetylcholine receptor subunit beta-2: protein MARSPGPEALLLCASLLQLCSGVWATDTEERLVEHLLDPSRYNKLIRPATNGSDLVTVQLMVSLAQLISVHEREQIMTTNVWLTQEWEDYRLTWNPEEFDNMKKVRLPSKHIWLPDVVLYNNADGMYEVSFYSNAVVSYDGSIFWLPPAIYKSACKIEVKHFPFDQQNCTMKFRSWTYDRTEIDLVLKSDVASLDDFTPSGEWDIVALPGRRNENPADSTYVDITYDFIIRRKPLFYTINLIIPCVLITSLAILVFYLPSDCGEKMTLCISVLLALTVFLLLISKIVPPTSLDVPLVGKYLMFTMVLVTFSIVTSVCVLNVHHRSPSTHTMAPWVRLVFLEKLPALLFMQPPRQRCARQRLRLRRRQREREDAGGLFFRDDSCTCFVNRGASVQGLAEPAPGAGRARAGASCACGLQEAVDGVRFIADHMRSEDEDQSVSEDWKYVAMVIDRLFLWIFVLVCVLGTVGMFLQPLFQNHSSATFLHAAPSSK, encoded by the exons ATGGCCCGGAGCCCCGGCCCCGAGGCGCTGCTCCTCTGCGCCAGCCTcctgcagctgtgctcag GTGTCTGGGCCACAGACACGGAAGAACGGCTGGTGGAGCATCTTCTCGACCCTTCCCGCTATAACAAACTCATCCGCCCAGCCACCAATGGCTCAGACCTGGTCACCGTACAGCTCATGGTCTCACTGGCCCAGCTAATCAGTGTG cACGAGCGGGAGCAGATCATGACCACCAACgtctggctgacccag GAGTGGGAAGATTACCGCCTCACCTGGAATCCCGAGGAGTTCGATAACATGAAGAAAGTCCGGCTCCCTTCGAAGCACATCTGGCTCCCGGATGTGGTCCTGTACAACAA CGCCGATGGCATGTATGAGGTGTCCTTCTACTCCAATGCCGTGGTCTCCTACGACGGCAGCATATTCTGGCTGCCCCCTGCCATCTACAAAAGCGCCTGCAAGATCGAGGTTAAGCACTTCCCATTCGACCAGCAGAACTGCACAATGAAGTTCCGCTCGTGGACCTATGATCGCACGGAGATCGACCTGGTGCTCAAGAGTGATGTGGCCAGCCTGGACGACTTCACCCCCAGCGGAGAATGGGACATCGTGGCGCTGCCAGGCCGGCGCAACGAGAACCCGGCTGATTCCACCTACGTGGACATCACCTACGACTTCATCATCCGCCGCAAGCCGCTCTTCTACACCATCAACCTCATCATCCCCTGCGTGCTCATTACCTCGCTGGCCATCCTGGTCTTCTACCTGCCATCCGACTGTGGCGAGAAGATGACGCTCTGCATCTCCGTACTGCTGGCGCTCACCGTCTTCCTGCTGCTCATCTCCAAGATCGTGCCGCCCACCTCGCTGGACGTGCCACTCGTCGGCAAGTACCTCATGTTCACCATGGTACTGGTCACCTTCTCCATCGTCACCAGCGTGTGTGTGCTCAATGTGCACCACCGCTCCCCCAGCACGCACACCATGGCGCCCTGGGTCCGCCTGGTCTTCCTGGAGAAGCTGCCTGCGCTGCTCTTCATGCAGCCGCCGCGCCAGCGCTGCGCCCGCCAGCGCCTGCGCCTGCGCCGGCGCCAGCGGGAGCGCGAGGACGCTGGCGGCCTCTTCTTCCGTGACGACTCGTGCACGTGCTTCGTCAACCGCGGGGCCTCTGTGCAGGGCCTGGCCGAGCCCGCgcccggggcgggcagggcccgCGCTGGGGCCTCGTGCGCCTGCGGCCTGCAGGAGGCAGTGGACGGCGTCCGCTTCATAGCCGACCACATGCGGAGCGAGGACGAAGACCAGAGC GTGAGCGAGGACTGGAAGTACGTGGCCATGGTGATCGACCGCCTGTTTCTCTGGATCTTCGTGCTCGTCTGCGTCTTGGGCACCGTGGGCATGTTCCTGCAGCCACTCTTCCAGAACCACAGTTCCGCCACCTTCCTCCACGCGGCCCCCAGCTCCAAGTGA